A genomic region of Trueperaceae bacterium contains the following coding sequences:
- a CDS encoding sugar ABC transporter permease — translation MRQSMWGYLFVLPHTALFAIFFLLPVAGALLLAFLEYRPNEVTFVGLENFRRALTDPLMGIALRNTAMFTAAVVVLWLGKALLIAYLIDPLSPGMQVFYKSAFYLPSVTSSVIISLIWLWIFNPTFGLLNALVVGLGFDPVSWLGNTRTALPALIGMQVIMGGGSSIVLLSAALARIPRDYYEVALIDGASRGTVFRQVVIPLIRPTLLYLVVTGTINTFQVFDSIYIMTQGGPRFSTMTVVYLIYQTAFREFQLGLASAQAIVLFLITFVLAALQFKWLGQNVEY, via the coding sequence CTGCCCCACACCGCCCTGTTCGCGATCTTCTTCCTGCTCCCGGTGGCGGGGGCTCTGCTGCTGGCGTTCCTCGAGTACCGGCCCAACGAAGTGACCTTCGTTGGCCTGGAGAACTTCCGCCGCGCCCTGACCGACCCGCTGATGGGTATCGCGCTGCGCAACACCGCGATGTTCACGGCCGCCGTCGTCGTGCTGTGGCTGGGCAAGGCTCTGCTGATCGCCTATCTGATCGACCCGCTCTCGCCTGGGATGCAGGTCTTCTACAAGTCGGCCTTCTATCTTCCTTCGGTCACCTCGAGCGTGATCATCTCGCTCATCTGGCTCTGGATATTCAATCCAACGTTCGGTCTGCTCAACGCCCTCGTGGTGGGCCTGGGCTTCGACCCGGTCTCCTGGCTGGGCAATACCCGCACGGCGTTGCCGGCGCTCATCGGCATGCAGGTGATCATGGGCGGAGGATCCAGCATCGTGCTGCTCTCTGCCGCGCTGGCCCGGATCCCCCGCGACTACTACGAGGTCGCGCTCATCGACGGCGCCTCCAGGGGTACGGTCTTCCGCCAGGTGGTCATCCCGCTGATCAGGCCGACTCTGCTCTATCTGGTCGTGACCGGCACCATCAACACCTTCCAGGTCTTCGACAGCATCTACATCATGACCCAGGGCGGACCGCGCTTCTCCACCATGACCGTCGTCTACCTGATCTACCAGACGGCGTTCCGTGAGTTCCAACTTGGCTTGGCATCTGCCCAGGCGATCGTCCTGTTCCTGATCACCTTCGTCCTCGCCGCACTGCAGTTCAAGTGGCTGGGGCAGAACGTGGAGTACTGA
- a CDS encoding carbohydrate ABC transporter permease translates to MLSWMRSSIVNPEHPLRPGPWGTVLVLLILGVLGFLALIPLYWMFVTSLTPSVLTMEFPPDLFPKQPSLDNFRSILERPNFRWWVLNSTIMAVTITAMTLVLASTAGYAFGKLRFAGSRPLFWTHILAMMLPFEAILVPLFIIVVRMGMVDTYWGLIVPLLANPFSVFLMKQFIQTLPTELLDSARIDGASEVQVFWHVVLPLVRPGLAFLGIITFVAQWNSFVWPLVVTNSSEMRTLQVGLVLLREEVPLFYGMHMAGAVLAAIPVVLVFFAFQRYFLRGVTVGALKG, encoded by the coding sequence ATGCTTTCGTGGATGCGCTCCTCGATAGTCAATCCCGAGCACCCGTTGCGGCCCGGGCCCTGGGGAACCGTCCTGGTGCTGCTCATCCTGGGGGTCCTCGGCTTCCTGGCCCTGATCCCGCTCTACTGGATGTTCGTCACCTCACTGACTCCGTCGGTGCTCACGATGGAGTTCCCGCCCGACCTGTTCCCCAAGCAGCCGAGCCTCGACAACTTCAGGTCGATCCTCGAGCGCCCGAACTTCCGCTGGTGGGTCCTCAACTCGACCATCATGGCGGTGACCATCACGGCGATGACGCTGGTGCTCGCCTCCACCGCCGGCTACGCCTTCGGCAAACTCCGCTTCGCCGGTTCTCGTCCCCTCTTCTGGACCCACATCCTCGCCATGATGCTGCCGTTCGAGGCGATCCTCGTCCCGCTCTTCATCATCGTCGTGCGGATGGGCATGGTCGACACCTACTGGGGACTCATCGTCCCTCTGCTGGCCAACCCGTTCAGCGTGTTCCTGATGAAGCAGTTCATCCAGACCCTGCCCACCGAGCTGCTCGATTCGGCCCGCATCGACGGCGCCAGCGAGGTCCAGGTGTTCTGGCACGTGGTGCTCCCGCTGGTCCGGCCCGGCCTGGCGTTCCTGGGGATCATCACCTTCGTCGCCCAGTGGAACAGCTTCGTGTGGCCACTGGTGGTGACCAACTCGAGCGAGATGCGAACGCTCCAGGTGGGCCTGGTGCTGCTGCGCGAGGAGGTTCCGCTCTTCTACGGCATGCACATGGCCGGCGCCGTGCTCGCTGCGATTCCGGTGGTGCTGGTGTTCTTCGCCTTCCAGCGCTACTTCCTGAGGGGAGTGACGGTGGGGGCGTTGAAGGGTTGA
- a CDS encoding HAD family hydrolase codes for MGTRSAEQSPSSARSGEGQRQTISLDLDGVIIQNPFYKGVLPRIRAHLREAPGLSGLEPEEALRRINDAISEEWKARMARGEFVSAYDWDSIYGAVALSLGAAPVPDVAGIVEECCGQEGMIALLPGAREGLEALRDAGFRLAAATNGYHPYQWPVLEALGIAELFDTVLSPDRVGFAKPDARFFAGVPGLVAHVGDTLEHDVLGARRAGVVSVWLAAELPESLRAVPLDERVGRPEFEPFLEESLEKALYRHFHGDARAEEYRPDYVVWGAGEFVRLAEVLLARCG; via the coding sequence GTGGGCACTAGGTCCGCGGAACAGTCGCCTAGCTCGGCCCGTTCTGGAGAGGGCCAGAGGCAGACGATCAGCCTCGACCTCGACGGGGTCATAATCCAGAACCCGTTCTACAAGGGGGTGCTGCCGCGGATCCGGGCTCACTTGCGGGAGGCGCCCGGGCTGTCCGGGCTGGAGCCTGAGGAGGCTTTGCGGCGGATCAACGACGCGATCTCCGAGGAGTGGAAGGCGCGGATGGCCCGCGGCGAGTTCGTCTCGGCCTATGACTGGGATTCCATCTACGGTGCGGTCGCTCTTTCTCTGGGCGCCGCTCCGGTTCCCGACGTCGCCGGCATCGTAGAGGAGTGCTGCGGCCAGGAGGGGATGATCGCCCTCCTGCCCGGCGCGCGCGAAGGGCTGGAGGCGCTGCGGGACGCGGGCTTCCGGTTAGCCGCAGCCACCAACGGCTACCACCCCTATCAGTGGCCGGTACTGGAGGCCCTAGGCATCGCCGAGCTGTTCGATACGGTCCTTTCGCCGGACCGGGTCGGCTTCGCCAAACCAGACGCCCGGTTCTTCGCGGGCGTTCCCGGGCTGGTGGCGCATGTGGGTGACACGTTGGAGCACGACGTGCTTGGCGCGAGGCGGGCGGGAGTGGTTTCCGTGTGGCTGGCTGCCGAGCTGCCCGAGTCGTTGAGGGCGGTGCCGTTGGACGAGCGTGTGGGTCGGCCGGAGTTCGAGCCGTTCCTCGAGGAGTCGCTGGAGAAAGCGCTCTACCGGCATTTCCATGGCGACGCTCGAGCCGAGGAGTATCGGCCGGATTATGTGGTTTGGGGGGCGGGGGAGTTCGTACGCTTGGCGGAGGTGCTGTTAGCGAGGTGCGGCTGA
- the wbaP gene encoding undecaprenyl-phosphate galactose phosphotransferase WbaP, translated as MTLSIQRGASFLVGVGFSLLPAIAPFIAVIFFLSVRWRPERRDIIGLSGAVLFSLPLLLHSGAPAALLSLLQLVAAWLLYRAFARLGELQYRGLNGHLLARGLLAGLALIVLLGSLQIVDLNRLGRLWQTVIWDGSPALYAHTVLVLGGAIALLTPERRLRLVSLGLSATAILISGSREAAIAWVVMTLGFLLLTPAFDIRRRVAEWIVFALMLVVTAGLGSLLGWGHFGFLLDITPASENRNMLQGTEIPGGAWWFEQGAERSEGSATIDGIEYSVFEVWKTEPEGWRRLQQVVPIEPRTPYTLSGWIRAPKGGARPGFHGWGEDIGGAGVLIVEGALSGGSWVTSVTGPGAILGSGIADSWGEWRRVWISFEYSGDETLYWWAGLAPDQRQALGEPAQFAGFQLEEGVEPTAYMPGPATQGLGLSTARIPYWQAAAEGIADKPLLGWGTYSFEDYFRHVWRDQSQLLVVPVHTHNLLLQTLFERGVVGLVGLMIYVLALLSAAVKRLDFGLLVVIAAVLVANMFDYTLLYGGVLYPLASVAGWRAGTRRGVPAQREAVARQAIVRLSLATTDLLMAFAALLLAFWMNSGFGSHDLNTSWTGLPSISLYALLLWPILSWREGLYPGYGTTAPEELRKQVSVAFWAWILLAVGAYTFPDALAFPRPQLYLMGALVIVALPVGRAACKRLLHLGDMWGEPVVVLGGGATGSRVVKALNAYPLDGLKPVSVFDDDPDKVGTSIDGVPVLGAISKAAAWGAANGVSRAISALGRTPPDIKEIGAADGRRSFKKVQFIPDLQGLPVLGVQAGSLDNLLALEVRNELAVPLNRVVKRSIDIVASIALLAALSPLLLALSLAIRLDSPGPVLYNQRRIGRNGRPFRIWKFRSMVANADAALSDWLDKHPELRSEWQSNQKLLRDPRITRVGVFLRSTSLDELPQLINVVLGQMSLVGPRPIVDSEAIKYERTFDLYQMVRPGMTGHWQVSGRSDTGYGQRVELDSFYVRNWSVWLDIIILIRTIGVVLRRKGAY; from the coding sequence ATGACGCTTTCGATCCAAAGGGGTGCTTCGTTCCTCGTTGGTGTGGGGTTTTCACTCCTCCCCGCGATAGCACCCTTCATCGCGGTAATCTTCTTCCTCTCAGTCCGTTGGAGGCCGGAGCGGAGGGACATTATCGGTCTGTCGGGGGCGGTCCTCTTCTCACTGCCGCTGTTGCTACACAGTGGCGCGCCTGCCGCTCTGCTGAGCCTACTCCAACTAGTTGCCGCCTGGTTGCTCTATCGAGCGTTCGCTCGACTGGGCGAACTCCAATACCGCGGCCTTAATGGTCATCTGCTGGCCAGGGGGCTGCTGGCAGGACTCGCACTTATCGTTCTGCTCGGTTCGCTTCAGATAGTGGACCTGAACCGGCTCGGCCGCCTTTGGCAAACAGTGATTTGGGACGGTTCCCCTGCCCTTTACGCCCATACCGTGCTGGTGCTGGGAGGGGCAATTGCTCTCCTGACGCCGGAGCGGCGCCTCAGGCTAGTGAGCCTTGGGCTTTCCGCAACCGCGATCCTTATCTCGGGCAGCCGCGAAGCGGCGATCGCCTGGGTGGTGATGACGCTCGGCTTCCTTCTGCTTACCCCAGCCTTCGACATCAGGCGCCGTGTTGCCGAGTGGATCGTGTTCGCGCTCATGTTGGTCGTAACAGCAGGGTTGGGGTCACTACTCGGTTGGGGTCACTTCGGCTTCCTCCTCGACATCACCCCCGCCAGCGAGAATCGAAACATGCTTCAAGGAACAGAGATTCCGGGCGGAGCCTGGTGGTTCGAACAGGGCGCAGAGAGAAGCGAAGGCAGTGCAACCATTGACGGCATCGAGTACAGCGTCTTCGAAGTGTGGAAGACAGAGCCAGAAGGGTGGCGCAGGCTGCAGCAGGTAGTTCCCATCGAACCGCGCACGCCATACACATTGAGCGGCTGGATTCGCGCACCGAAAGGCGGTGCCCGACCCGGTTTCCACGGTTGGGGCGAGGACATCGGCGGAGCAGGCGTTCTGATTGTAGAGGGCGCACTATCGGGCGGCTCCTGGGTCACAAGTGTTACCGGGCCAGGTGCCATCTTGGGGTCAGGTATCGCTGATAGCTGGGGTGAATGGCGGCGGGTCTGGATTTCCTTCGAGTACTCCGGTGACGAGACTCTCTATTGGTGGGCTGGTTTGGCTCCCGATCAGAGGCAAGCCTTAGGAGAACCCGCACAGTTCGCCGGATTTCAGCTGGAAGAGGGCGTAGAGCCCACCGCGTACATGCCGGGTCCGGCGACTCAAGGGCTGGGGCTGAGCACAGCCCGAATCCCCTACTGGCAGGCGGCCGCCGAGGGCATCGCCGACAAGCCGCTCCTGGGATGGGGGACATACAGCTTCGAGGACTATTTCAGGCACGTGTGGCGTGACCAGAGCCAGTTGCTGGTCGTGCCGGTCCATACGCACAACCTTCTGCTGCAGACGCTCTTCGAAAGAGGAGTCGTTGGCCTTGTAGGGCTGATGATCTACGTACTGGCCCTGCTGTCCGCCGCCGTCAAACGACTCGATTTCGGCTTGCTAGTAGTAATTGCGGCCGTGCTGGTAGCAAACATGTTCGATTACACGCTTCTCTATGGCGGTGTCCTCTACCCCCTTGCATCTGTTGCGGGATGGCGAGCTGGAACCAGGCGAGGAGTTCCGGCCCAGCGAGAAGCAGTCGCAAGACAGGCAATCGTAAGGCTCAGTCTAGCCACGACCGATCTGCTCATGGCGTTTGCTGCTCTACTTCTTGCCTTCTGGATGAACTCGGGCTTCGGCTCCCACGATCTGAACACCAGCTGGACCGGGTTACCTTCGATCTCACTCTATGCCTTGCTTCTCTGGCCGATCCTTTCCTGGCGAGAGGGTCTTTATCCCGGTTACGGAACGACAGCGCCAGAAGAACTGCGGAAGCAAGTCAGCGTGGCCTTCTGGGCATGGATACTACTCGCGGTTGGCGCCTACACCTTCCCCGACGCACTGGCTTTTCCACGGCCTCAGCTCTACCTCATGGGGGCGCTGGTTATTGTTGCTCTACCCGTAGGTCGAGCCGCATGCAAGAGACTCCTCCATCTGGGCGACATGTGGGGTGAGCCGGTAGTCGTCTTGGGAGGCGGCGCCACCGGTAGTCGAGTAGTAAAGGCGCTCAACGCATACCCTCTGGACGGTCTCAAACCTGTTTCCGTTTTCGACGACGATCCGGACAAGGTCGGCACGTCCATCGACGGGGTGCCTGTGCTTGGGGCTATATCGAAGGCGGCTGCCTGGGGTGCGGCCAATGGCGTAAGCAGAGCGATCTCCGCGCTAGGCAGAACTCCTCCCGACATTAAAGAGATCGGAGCAGCAGACGGCAGGCGATCGTTCAAGAAAGTCCAGTTCATCCCCGACCTGCAGGGCCTCCCTGTCTTGGGTGTCCAGGCTGGTTCCCTTGACAACCTGTTAGCCCTGGAGGTGCGGAACGAACTGGCCGTTCCCCTCAATCGCGTGGTTAAGCGCTCGATAGACATCGTCGCCTCCATCGCTCTCCTTGCAGCGCTGAGCCCGCTTCTACTGGCTCTTTCTCTGGCAATACGTCTCGATTCGCCTGGCCCAGTTCTTTACAACCAGCGACGAATCGGTAGGAACGGCAGACCGTTCCGGATCTGGAAGTTCAGGAGCATGGTCGCAAACGCCGACGCGGCGCTATCGGATTGGCTCGACAAGCACCCCGAGCTTCGAAGCGAGTGGCAATCCAACCAGAAACTGCTCCGGGACCCTCGGATAACGCGAGTCGGAGTCTTCTTGCGGAGCACCAGCCTCGATGAACTACCGCAGCTCATCAACGTCGTCCTAGGACAGATGAGCCTGGTTGGCCCTCGACCCATCGTCGACTCAGAGGCAATCAAGTACGAACGGACATTCGACCTGTATCAGATGGTTAGGCCGGGCATGACAGGGCACTGGCAAGTCAGTGGTCGCAGTGATACGGGGTACGGACAGCGGGTCGAGCTGGACAGTTTCTACGTACGCAACTGGTCTGTCTGGCTCGACATAATCATCCTGATACGCACAATCGGTGTAGTTCTGCGCCGCAAGGGGGCCTACTGA
- a CDS encoding LptF/LptG family permease — translation MLSLINGVLPSMKWLDDPPLLRFASWLALQLPLYIVQVLPVSVFLATLFVLGRLVSSGELRAWLAGGVSPARLAAPFVAVSAVAALIALGINQFVLPVSSPRQAALWWQMTEGNSGLWRLEGMELPVGKYRLSFSDSDTRTDLLYGVRLTSWRDGGLEVFIAERAVYEGHEMSLFQVDHVSLSLESLESGEVEESSVLLDELIRVSEASDVAMVRLPRTKSQLITQYSGGSYDSGRSILRLAEYAGNPNIPLLARYEAKVLMHRKLVEVVANVALLLLALPLTMTFVSSRTVALGLALIATLAWYLLLSIGISLALSGVIPAWLGAWGGIIVVIVLGLALNMRLRFR, via the coding sequence ATGCTGAGCCTCATAAACGGCGTCCTTCCGTCGATGAAGTGGCTCGACGATCCGCCCCTCCTGCGATTCGCTAGTTGGTTGGCCCTACAGCTGCCGCTGTATATCGTACAGGTGCTTCCGGTAAGTGTCTTTCTGGCTACCCTGTTCGTCTTGGGCCGGCTTGTCAGTTCGGGCGAACTGCGGGCGTGGCTCGCCGGCGGCGTCTCACCCGCCAGGCTCGCCGCTCCTTTCGTAGCGGTATCAGCCGTGGCGGCTCTCATTGCCTTGGGCATCAACCAATTTGTACTGCCTGTGAGCAGTCCACGCCAGGCGGCCCTCTGGTGGCAGATGACGGAGGGAAACAGCGGACTGTGGCGCTTGGAGGGGATGGAGCTTCCGGTAGGGAAGTATCGGCTTTCGTTCAGCGATTCGGATACCAGGACAGACCTGCTCTACGGCGTGCGCCTCACTTCCTGGCGAGATGGCGGTCTCGAGGTCTTCATCGCAGAGCGTGCCGTGTACGAGGGGCACGAGATGTCCCTCTTCCAGGTCGACCACGTGTCTTTAAGTCTTGAAAGCTTGGAGTCTGGTGAAGTGGAAGAATCGTCGGTCCTTCTGGACGAGCTCATTAGAGTAAGCGAGGCTTCCGATGTCGCGATGGTAAGACTGCCGCGAACGAAGTCGCAGCTGATTACTCAGTACAGCGGCGGTAGTTACGACAGCGGTAGATCGATTTTGAGGTTGGCTGAGTATGCCGGCAATCCCAATATTCCCCTTCTCGCACGATATGAGGCTAAAGTCCTGATGCACCGAAAGCTCGTCGAGGTAGTAGCGAATGTCGCGCTCTTGCTGCTGGCGCTGCCACTCACGATGACGTTCGTCAGTTCCCGGACGGTCGCCTTGGGCCTTGCACTGATTGCCACCCTTGCTTGGTACCTGCTCTTGAGCATCGGCATCTCTTTGGCGCTGAGCGGGGTTATCCCAGCTTGGCTAGGGGCTTGGGGCGGAATAATCGTGGTAATAGTGCTCGGCCTAGCGTTGAATATGAGGCTGAGGTTCCGCTGA
- a CDS encoding O-antigen ligase family protein, which translates to MIDVPELPDSADGPLRLRASLGLQEGVELQMRNVELVPGDGSSIEPVQSITRRSLWFSYPNLAGHVLLLVALTLVSLTPSIRLGLLIAVIAMGGVASTQSATALVAGLVGLPLLLVLKVKGASPKRILLIAIPVLYLLGFAGAVVFAPQLVESVLESPGLTRVQIWRTAWKGFLAHPLTGVGFGGEEFSDYFASAYPRNLPDAIPNAHNLWLTHASELGVAGLLASLWLTGGLLILGWNWGRWHGIAFLLPVFILNTLDYSFFSWWILFLVILGLNLMRGSAEPQPHIQR; encoded by the coding sequence GTGATCGACGTTCCTGAGTTGCCGGATTCCGCCGATGGTCCCCTCAGACTCCGAGCGAGTCTTGGGCTTCAGGAAGGTGTTGAGCTCCAGATGCGCAACGTCGAGCTGGTTCCCGGTGACGGATCGTCGATCGAACCGGTCCAGTCGATTACTCGTCGTAGTCTCTGGTTCTCCTACCCGAACCTAGCCGGGCATGTCCTTCTTCTTGTTGCGCTTACTCTAGTCTCACTGACACCGTCGATCCGGCTTGGTCTACTGATTGCAGTCATCGCAATGGGCGGGGTGGCGTCGACCCAAAGTGCGACAGCTCTGGTCGCCGGCTTGGTGGGTTTGCCGCTGCTGCTCGTTCTGAAAGTGAAGGGCGCATCACCGAAGCGCATCCTTCTTATCGCTATTCCCGTGCTCTATCTACTTGGCTTCGCTGGAGCAGTCGTTTTCGCGCCACAACTCGTCGAGTCCGTTCTCGAAAGCCCCGGGCTGACCCGTGTTCAAATCTGGCGGACGGCATGGAAAGGTTTTCTGGCGCACCCGCTAACCGGAGTCGGTTTCGGAGGAGAAGAGTTCAGCGATTACTTCGCCAGCGCCTACCCAAGGAACCTACCGGATGCCATACCGAACGCGCACAATCTTTGGTTGACCCACGCTTCTGAACTCGGCGTAGCAGGACTCCTGGCCTCGCTCTGGCTCACCGGGGGTCTGCTTATCCTGGGTTGGAACTGGGGCCGCTGGCACGGAATCGCCTTCTTGCTTCCCGTGTTCATCCTGAACACCCTCGACTACAGCTTCTTCTCCTGGTGGATACTGTTCCTGGTCATCCTTGGCCTCAACCTGATGCGGGGGTCAGCGGAACCTCAGCCTCATATTCAACGCTAG
- a CDS encoding glycosyltransferase family 4 protein, whose amino-acid sequence MRVALIHEWLVNYAGSERVLEQLVTLYPEADVFAVVDFLEPDERQFIANKPVTTSFIQRLPRARKQFRRYLPLMPLAIEQLDLSGYDLVISSSHAVAKGVITGPDQLHISYVHSPMRYVWDLQHQYLNQARLESGPMSWLTRYMLHRLRMWDVRSSNGVDYFVANSEFIRRRIRKTYRRDAAVIYPPVNVDSFPLELDKDDFYLTASRLVTYKRIDLIIEAFAGMPDRKLIIVGEGPEHQKLAQMANDNVELLGHLQFDQLRELMGKARAFVFAAEEDFGIVPVEAQACGTPVIAFARGGALETVQGLDSPLPTGVFFEEQTSASLQRAVEQFEMNEASFSPSRIRQSALRFSEKRFREEFEAFVDECWRVQRQTGTYSKPQASSAS is encoded by the coding sequence ATGCGCGTTGCACTGATTCACGAGTGGCTCGTCAACTACGCCGGATCGGAACGGGTTCTCGAGCAGCTCGTCACGCTCTATCCTGAGGCAGACGTTTTTGCCGTTGTCGACTTTCTCGAGCCCGACGAGAGGCAGTTCATCGCTAACAAGCCCGTTACTACATCGTTCATTCAGCGGCTTCCCCGGGCACGCAAACAGTTCCGTCGATACCTTCCACTGATGCCCTTGGCCATTGAGCAACTCGACCTTTCAGGCTACGACCTGGTCATCTCCAGCTCGCATGCCGTGGCTAAGGGAGTTATCACTGGCCCCGATCAACTTCACATCTCGTACGTCCACTCGCCTATGAGGTACGTCTGGGACCTTCAACATCAGTACCTCAACCAGGCACGGCTTGAAAGTGGTCCTATGAGCTGGCTTACACGCTACATGCTGCACCGGCTGCGCATGTGGGATGTGCGGAGTTCGAACGGCGTGGACTACTTCGTCGCGAACTCCGAGTTCATTCGACGACGGATCCGAAAGACGTATCGGCGAGACGCCGCGGTCATTTACCCGCCCGTAAACGTGGACTCATTCCCGCTGGAACTCGATAAGGATGACTTCTACCTGACGGCGTCGAGGCTTGTTACGTATAAGCGGATCGACCTAATCATCGAAGCCTTCGCCGGAATGCCCGACCGCAAGCTCATCATTGTTGGGGAGGGCCCCGAGCATCAAAAGCTAGCTCAGATGGCCAACGATAACGTGGAACTTCTGGGCCACCTGCAGTTCGATCAGCTGCGCGAGCTAATGGGCAAGGCGCGAGCCTTCGTCTTCGCGGCGGAAGAGGACTTCGGGATCGTTCCCGTCGAGGCCCAAGCGTGCGGTACTCCAGTCATCGCATTTGCACGTGGAGGCGCGCTCGAAACCGTCCAAGGACTGGACTCGCCCCTCCCAACCGGGGTCTTCTTCGAAGAGCAAACGAGCGCGTCCTTGCAGCGGGCAGTAGAGCAATTCGAGATGAACGAAGCAAGTTTCAGCCCGTCTCGAATTCGGCAGAGTGCGCTCCGATTCAGCGAGAAGCGCTTCCGCGAAGAGTTCGAGGCATTTGTGGATGAGTGCTGGAGGGTCCAGCGGCAGACGGGCACGTACTCCAAACCGCAAGCTTCGTCCGCGAGCTGA
- a CDS encoding glycosyltransferase family 1 protein, whose protein sequence is MIVIDARMVNASGIGVYLKQLLPRIVAARPQRRFILLGDPGELSAFNWAGSDNVEIREFTAPVYSISEQVLAPLVVPRGSRLYWAPHFNVPLGVGTKLLTTVHDAFHLAMPQFVPGYHRRAYAAAMFRSLASRSQAILTVSHFTRRELLRLTPVHPEKIQVIYLGADPLWLRAEGANLKPHARPYLLYVGNVKPHKNLISLLTAFRSLVGSIPHDLVLVGKREGFLTADSFVAGAARALGDRILFTDFVTDEQLKAYFTHADALVHPSLYEGFGLSPLEAMACCTPAIVSNVASLPEVCGDAATYFDPRSPDDIARAILTLLKDPQLKAEMVKRGRQRANDFSWTNTAAATMEVLDRLVA, encoded by the coding sequence ATGATCGTCATCGACGCCCGAATGGTGAACGCCTCCGGTATCGGCGTCTACCTCAAACAGCTTCTGCCAAGGATAGTCGCCGCGCGGCCGCAACGCCGCTTCATCCTCCTTGGGGATCCTGGTGAGCTGTCAGCGTTCAACTGGGCAGGGAGTGACAACGTCGAGATCAGAGAATTCACTGCCCCTGTTTACTCGATTTCAGAGCAGGTTTTGGCTCCACTTGTAGTACCACGAGGATCACGCCTCTACTGGGCACCGCATTTCAACGTTCCATTGGGCGTCGGAACGAAGCTGTTAACAACCGTTCACGACGCCTTCCATTTGGCCATGCCCCAATTCGTACCAGGCTACCACCGCCGTGCATACGCGGCTGCGATGTTCCGTTCATTAGCGTCCCGTTCGCAAGCGATACTCACAGTTTCCCACTTCACTCGTCGAGAACTGCTCAGGCTCACGCCTGTCCATCCGGAAAAGATCCAGGTCATCTACCTGGGTGCGGATCCTCTCTGGCTTCGAGCTGAAGGCGCGAACTTGAAACCCCATGCGCGCCCGTACCTTCTCTATGTAGGTAACGTCAAACCTCACAAGAACCTGATCAGCCTCCTTACGGCCTTCCGCTCGCTCGTAGGCTCGATCCCCCATGACCTCGTTCTGGTTGGCAAGCGAGAGGGCTTCTTGACCGCCGATTCGTTTGTGGCTGGAGCGGCGAGGGCGCTCGGCGACCGAATCCTTTTCACCGATTTCGTGACAGATGAGCAACTCAAGGCGTACTTCACGCACGCCGATGCCCTGGTTCACCCCTCCCTTTACGAGGGATTCGGCCTGTCTCCACTCGAAGCGATGGCTTGCTGCACCCCGGCCATCGTGTCGAACGTGGCCTCGCTCCCTGAGGTCTGCGGCGACGCTGCTACCTACTTCGATCCTCGAAGCCCTGACGACATCGCGCGAGCCATTCTCACCCTCTTGAAAGACCCGCAGCTAAAGGCGGAGATGGTCAAGAGAGGAAGGCAACGGGCAAATGACTTCAGCTGGACGAATACGGCTGCGGCGACAATGGAAGTACTCGACCGACTCGTCGCCTAG